The following are encoded together in the Cohaesibacter gelatinilyticus genome:
- a CDS encoding DUF3592 domain-containing protein, with translation MPTPIPQEETIGQSSMSSSNRFWHFMAIHGVPFGLLLAGAAFLYLGIMLVQDANKAQNWPTIEGTIVSSSISTVKQTKGRKKTFHYPKVIYEFVRDGETLQQDRLSMSDMGYSKMQDAKAILADYPKGSKHPVYVDPNNPSVTILRPGEDSIANFALWFGVGFVVVALFAWWGLPKVANKVRFYTS, from the coding sequence ATGCCCACTCCTATTCCGCAGGAAGAGACGATTGGACAATCCAGCATGAGTTCATCAAATCGATTTTGGCATTTCATGGCTATCCATGGTGTTCCTTTCGGACTTTTGCTGGCAGGTGCTGCTTTCCTCTATCTCGGTATCATGTTGGTACAGGACGCCAACAAAGCCCAAAATTGGCCAACGATTGAAGGTACAATTGTTTCATCGTCAATTTCGACAGTCAAACAGACCAAGGGACGCAAAAAGACCTTCCATTATCCCAAAGTCATTTACGAATTTGTGCGCGATGGCGAAACTTTGCAGCAAGATCGCCTTTCCATGTCCGATATGGGTTACTCAAAAATGCAAGACGCCAAGGCAATTCTGGCTGACTATCCCAAGGGTTCCAAGCATCCGGTATACGTTGACCCCAACAATCCGTCGGTGACCATTCTACGGCCCGGCGAAGATAGCATAGCCAATTTTGCCCTTTGGTTTGGTGTTGGATTTGTGGTGGTTGCCTTGTTTGCATGGTGGGGCTTGCCAAAGGTTGCAAATAAAGTTCGCTTCTACACCAGTTGA
- a CDS encoding PilZ domain-containing protein produces MDIFPDRRQCTRRRVLKGGKVFYNNFAMSMDCTIRNESRHGMRIKVDPMITLPSTFSLLNRKDGTMAEVHIVWHREDEIGVEFDTDMEDVRTLAKSDIRRMSIIATRG; encoded by the coding sequence ATGGACATCTTCCCGGACCGTCGCCAGTGTACGCGTCGCCGCGTTCTGAAGGGTGGCAAAGTCTTTTATAACAATTTCGCCATGAGCATGGATTGCACCATTCGCAATGAAAGCCGGCATGGCATGCGCATCAAGGTGGATCCGATGATCACCCTTCCCAGTACCTTTTCCCTGCTGAACCGTAAGGACGGCACTATGGCAGAGGTTCATATTGTCTGGCATCGGGAAGATGAAATCGGTGTGGAGTTCGACACTGATATGGAAGATGTGCGCACATTGGCAAAAAGTGATATTCGCCGAATGTCCATTATTGCCACACGTGGATGA
- the rnhA gene encoding ribonuclease HI: MGKVTIYTDGACSGNPGPGGWGALLLYGEHERELYGGEAETTNNRMELQAAIEALNALKRSCEIDLYTDSQYVKGGITGWIHGWKKNGWKTSNKKPVKNAELWQALDEALRPHQVSWHWVKGHAGHEGNERADELARRGMEPYKG; the protein is encoded by the coding sequence ATGGGAAAAGTCACGATCTATACGGACGGAGCCTGTTCCGGCAATCCTGGACCAGGAGGCTGGGGTGCATTGCTTCTTTATGGCGAACACGAAAGAGAGCTCTATGGTGGAGAAGCTGAGACTACGAACAATCGTATGGAACTTCAGGCCGCTATTGAGGCGCTCAATGCATTGAAGCGTTCCTGCGAGATCGATCTTTACACTGATAGTCAATATGTAAAGGGTGGAATTACTGGTTGGATCCATGGCTGGAAAAAAAATGGATGGAAAACATCCAATAAAAAACCAGTTAAAAATGCGGAGCTTTGGCAAGCCCTGGATGAAGCTTTGCGACCTCATCAGGTGAGTTGGCACTGGGTGAAGGGGCATGCCGGACATGAAGGAAACGAACGGGCCGATGAGTTGGCTCGTCGTGGTATGGAGCCCTACAAGGGTTAG
- the thrC gene encoding threonine synthase produces the protein MKYVSTRGEAPELGFCDAILAGLANDGGLYVPKEWPTLSDEQIAALAGKSYSDIAYAVMKPYVEGEIPDETFRTMIDEAYGAFRHQAVVPLVQTGANEFIMELFHGPTLAFKDVAMQLLARMMDFVLAQRSAKATIVGATSGDTGGAAIEAFRGRSNTDIFILFPEGRVSPVQQRQMTSVLDDNVHCIALKGHFDDCQAIVKDMFGHKGFKDTVALSGVNSINWGRIMAQVVYYFTSALSLGAPYRQVSFTVPTGNFGDIFAGFVAKQMGLPIDKLIIATNQNDILARALESGSYEVKGVTPSASPSMDIQVSSNFERLLFELHGRDSEAVKRMMSGLKQSGSFTIADKPLGRLRKGFSADRASEAETAATIKDVLETTGYLMDPHTAVGVHVARKHNRQSCDCCSAESPMVVLSTAHPAKFPAAVEEASGQYPDLPLWLSDLMDREEKFDVLENSIEDVEAFILKHARAAQKT, from the coding sequence GTGAAATATGTAAGCACGCGGGGGGAAGCGCCCGAACTCGGCTTCTGTGATGCAATTCTGGCTGGCCTTGCAAATGATGGTGGGCTTTATGTTCCCAAGGAATGGCCAACCTTGAGTGATGAGCAGATTGCCGCTCTTGCTGGCAAAAGCTATTCTGACATTGCCTATGCCGTAATGAAGCCTTATGTCGAAGGTGAAATTCCGGATGAAACATTCCGAACCATGATTGATGAAGCTTATGGCGCTTTCCGCCATCAGGCAGTGGTGCCATTGGTTCAGACTGGCGCCAATGAATTCATTATGGAACTGTTCCATGGCCCAACCCTTGCTTTCAAAGACGTTGCGATGCAGCTGCTGGCGCGGATGATGGATTTTGTGCTGGCTCAGCGTTCGGCCAAGGCAACAATCGTGGGTGCGACATCCGGAGACACTGGTGGTGCTGCGATTGAAGCTTTTCGCGGGCGCTCCAATACAGATATCTTCATTCTGTTTCCGGAAGGCCGTGTTTCTCCGGTGCAGCAGCGCCAGATGACTTCTGTCCTGGATGACAATGTGCATTGTATTGCGCTCAAAGGACATTTTGACGATTGTCAGGCCATTGTCAAAGACATGTTTGGTCACAAAGGCTTCAAGGACACGGTCGCGCTGTCCGGTGTGAATTCCATCAACTGGGGTCGGATCATGGCTCAGGTTGTGTACTATTTTACATCTGCCCTATCTCTTGGCGCACCTTACCGTCAGGTCTCCTTCACCGTGCCGACAGGTAATTTTGGCGATATTTTTGCTGGCTTCGTGGCCAAACAGATGGGCTTGCCGATTGATAAACTGATCATTGCAACCAATCAGAATGATATCCTGGCTCGCGCACTGGAAAGTGGATCTTATGAGGTCAAGGGTGTGACGCCATCTGCTTCGCCAAGTATGGATATACAGGTCTCCTCGAACTTCGAACGTTTGTTGTTTGAATTGCATGGCCGGGATAGTGAAGCAGTAAAGCGTATGATGTCCGGATTGAAACAGTCCGGTTCCTTTACCATCGCCGACAAACCGTTGGGCCGTTTGAGGAAAGGGTTTTCGGCAGATCGGGCTAGTGAGGCTGAAACTGCTGCGACAATAAAGGATGTTCTGGAGACAACAGGATATCTCATGGATCCCCATACTGCGGTGGGGGTGCATGTGGCGCGCAAGCATAACAGGCAAAGCTGCGATTGTTGTTCGGCAGAGTCTCCGATGGTGGTGCTTTCCACAGCACATCCGGCCAAATTCCCGGCAGCGGTTGAAGAAGCTTCAGGCCAATATCCGGATCTGCCACTCTGGTTATCCGATTTGATGGACAGAGAAGAGAAATTTGATGTGTTGGAAAACAGCATTGAGGACGTTGAAGCATTTATCCTCAAACATGCCCGTGCTGCACAAAAGACATGA
- a CDS encoding GNAT family N-acetyltransferase, producing the protein MISGLVSRLRSDRQGTPQVSGQSAKKGGFSSWYQSSYQILPKGQSTGTLDGPNVYLRAPDKRDCDQWLAVRRESADFLRPWEPLWPEDDVTPRGYQRRLAQYRKDAKDGRSLPYFIFATQTNQLLGGINLSNIRRGVCQSGSVGYWMGQKHAGKGFMYEAMAMLLPHLFGHNALHRIEAACLPHNHRSIALLQRLGFQHEGLARQYLCINGRWEDHLLFAVLRSDYGQ; encoded by the coding sequence ATGATTTCCGGTCTTGTCTCTCGTTTGCGCTCAGATCGTCAAGGAACACCCCAAGTATCTGGCCAATCTGCAAAGAAGGGCGGGTTTTCATCATGGTATCAATCTTCCTACCAAATTTTGCCCAAAGGACAATCGACAGGCACTCTTGATGGCCCCAATGTCTATTTACGGGCGCCGGATAAACGGGATTGTGACCAATGGCTGGCTGTGCGTCGGGAAAGTGCCGATTTTCTAAGACCTTGGGAACCTCTTTGGCCTGAGGATGATGTGACCCCGCGGGGATATCAACGTCGTCTTGCTCAATATCGCAAGGATGCGAAAGATGGGCGTTCGTTGCCCTATTTCATTTTCGCAACCCAAACAAATCAGCTGTTGGGTGGTATCAATCTGTCCAATATTCGCCGTGGCGTATGCCAGAGCGGATCAGTTGGTTATTGGATGGGACAGAAACACGCAGGTAAAGGTTTCATGTATGAGGCAATGGCCATGTTGTTGCCGCATTTGTTTGGCCACAACGCGCTGCACAGAATAGAAGCTGCCTGTCTGCCGCACAATCACCGTTCGATTGCTCTTTTGCAGCGTCTTGGCTTTCAACATGAAGGGCTTGCTCGGCAATATCTCTGCATCAATGGCAGATGGGAAGATCATTTGTTGTTTGCAGTTTTGCGAAGTGACTATGGGCAATGA
- a CDS encoding methyltransferase, which translates to MSELDQGALAEAYNKALELEKAGKLREAAEAYRTVLALDPDDHGGAAVRLASIEQGPTPEKAPVAYVATLFDQHAEAFEKILVDDLGYAVPMMVREMIVSHRPERRFKRMLDLGCGTGLTGISMAEKVVEMIGVDLSTGMLDEAYEKGVYDDLYAGDVVEFLKDIEDDGTSKGEIQGWDLIVSTDVLPYLGALEEKFHHVARCLDKGGFFAFSSETMPDEAFEGADFKVGRKHRFAHSESYIRRLMDANGLVAKHFEIIVVRSDEGNPIYGHLVLAEKK; encoded by the coding sequence ATGAGCGAGCTTGATCAGGGCGCACTGGCTGAGGCCTATAACAAGGCGCTGGAACTGGAAAAAGCAGGCAAATTGAGAGAGGCTGCTGAGGCCTATCGCACCGTCTTGGCATTGGATCCAGATGATCATGGAGGCGCTGCGGTGCGTTTAGCTTCCATAGAGCAAGGCCCAACACCTGAAAAGGCACCTGTGGCTTATGTCGCGACCCTGTTTGATCAGCATGCCGAAGCTTTCGAAAAAATCCTCGTCGACGATCTGGGCTATGCCGTTCCCATGATGGTCCGTGAGATGATCGTCTCCCATCGGCCCGAGCGGCGTTTCAAACGCATGTTGGATCTTGGCTGTGGCACCGGATTGACCGGCATATCAATGGCTGAGAAGGTCGTGGAAATGATCGGTGTTGATCTATCGACCGGCATGCTCGATGAAGCCTATGAGAAAGGTGTCTATGATGATCTCTATGCTGGTGACGTGGTCGAATTTCTCAAAGACATTGAAGACGATGGTACCTCCAAGGGCGAAATCCAGGGTTGGGATTTGATTGTCTCAACCGATGTTCTTCCATATCTTGGGGCACTGGAAGAAAAATTCCATCATGTTGCCCGATGCCTTGATAAAGGCGGGTTCTTTGCTTTTTCTTCCGAGACGATGCCAGATGAAGCCTTTGAAGGTGCAGATTTCAAGGTTGGGCGCAAACATCGTTTCGCCCATAGCGAGAGCTATATTCGGAGACTCATGGATGCCAATGGACTGGTTGCCAAACATTTCGAAATCATTGTTGTGCGCAGTGACGAAGGCAATCCGATCTATGGACACCTTGTTTTGGCGGAAAAGAAATAG
- a CDS encoding type II toxin-antitoxin system ParD family antitoxin, which yields MRKGEADVASSSRTIAIGDYFERFVAEQVSSGRFNNSSEVMRAGLRMLEEHELCLREQKSIVHLKETDAKLNMAEQAQLVSSEAAAKVTNSVKDAMQALAGSGLAKAQAAIPATKCQLRARVAAE from the coding sequence ATGAGGAAAGGCGAGGCTGACGTGGCATCTTCAAGTCGGACAATTGCAATTGGTGACTATTTCGAACGGTTCGTGGCAGAACAGGTTTCTTCTGGACGTTTCAACAACAGCTCGGAAGTGATGCGAGCAGGCCTGCGCATGCTTGAAGAGCATGAGCTGTGTTTGCGTGAGCAGAAATCCATCGTTCATTTGAAGGAAACCGATGCAAAACTGAATATGGCAGAACAGGCTCAGTTGGTCTCAAGTGAGGCAGCGGCGAAGGTTACCAATTCTGTCAAAGATGCCATGCAGGCTTTGGCCGGAAGTGGCCTGGCGAAAGCGCAGGCAGCTATTCCGGCAACAAAATGTCAGCTTCGCGCGCGAGTGGCGGCTGAATAG
- a CDS encoding M16 family metallopeptidase, with protein MTTLENGLTVISDEMDHLKSAAVGVWVGAGSRSETDDQHGISHLLEHMAFKGTKQRSARDIVEQIEAVGGEVNASTGLESTAYYARILQEDLPLAVDILGDILTESVFDADELHREQHVILQEIGAAHDMPEDRVFDHVQEKAFPDQPLGRTILGTPQMVQSFTPKAIHDYMDDHYHGPAMVLSAAGGVKHDELVNLGREAFSKFSNTDVSAPQKAVYKGGESRDVQKELMEAQVVLGFEGKSYKNEEFYTAQILASLLGGGMSSRLFQEVREKRGLCYSVYAFHWGFADSGLFGIHAATGAEDLGELMPVILGELMRASEDLTLEELNRSRAQIKAGLLMSLESPAARASQIARQRLLFGRTLSTSELVEKIEAISVEDVRNMAANLFTKSSPSMASVGPVDALMPLDEVSKRLGTGA; from the coding sequence ATGACCACCCTTGAGAACGGCCTGACGGTCATCTCCGACGAAATGGATCATCTCAAAAGCGCCGCCGTTGGCGTCTGGGTCGGGGCTGGGTCGCGCTCGGAAACTGACGATCAGCATGGTATCTCCCATTTGCTGGAACATATGGCCTTCAAAGGCACGAAGCAGCGCTCTGCTCGGGATATTGTGGAGCAGATCGAGGCTGTCGGTGGCGAGGTCAATGCTTCAACAGGGTTGGAAAGTACGGCATATTATGCGCGCATTCTGCAAGAAGATTTGCCATTGGCCGTCGATATTCTTGGCGATATTCTGACCGAAAGCGTGTTTGATGCTGATGAATTGCATCGTGAGCAGCATGTGATTCTCCAGGAGATTGGTGCGGCACATGATATGCCGGAAGATCGTGTTTTTGATCATGTACAGGAGAAGGCTTTTCCTGATCAGCCATTGGGCCGGACCATTCTTGGGACACCGCAAATGGTGCAAAGCTTCACCCCGAAGGCCATTCACGATTATATGGATGATCACTATCATGGCCCCGCCATGGTGCTGAGCGCCGCAGGTGGCGTGAAGCATGATGAGCTGGTCAATCTGGGGCGCGAGGCTTTCTCCAAATTCTCCAATACGGATGTCAGTGCTCCACAAAAAGCTGTATACAAGGGAGGCGAGAGCCGCGATGTACAGAAGGAATTGATGGAGGCACAGGTCGTTCTGGGCTTTGAGGGCAAAAGTTACAAGAACGAAGAATTCTATACCGCACAGATTCTGGCCTCTTTACTGGGGGGAGGTATGTCTTCCCGCCTGTTTCAGGAAGTGCGTGAAAAACGCGGCCTCTGTTACTCTGTTTATGCCTTCCATTGGGGGTTCGCCGATTCTGGTTTGTTCGGCATTCATGCAGCTACCGGAGCTGAGGATTTGGGCGAGTTGATGCCTGTGATCCTTGGTGAATTGATGCGAGCTTCTGAAGATTTGACCTTGGAAGAACTCAACCGTTCTCGCGCACAGATCAAGGCAGGATTGCTGATGTCACTGGAAAGTCCCGCTGCTCGTGCCAGTCAGATTGCTCGCCAGCGCCTTCTGTTTGGCCGCACATTAAGCACGAGTGAATTGGTTGAAAAAATTGAGGCAATCAGTGTTGAAGATGTGAGAAATATGGCTGCCAATCTATTTACCAAATCATCCCCTTCCATGGCATCCGTCGGTCCGGTTGATGCTCTTATGCCTCTGGATGAAGTCTCCAAACGGCTTGGAACCGGAGCTTGA